Proteins encoded within one genomic window of Pedobacter africanus:
- a CDS encoding enoyl-CoA hydratase/isomerase family protein: MNTIKVTIKDHLSIITLDRGKSNALNREMITELNDMLKNISADPNIAGVIITGKEHFFSAGLDLIELYNYSEAEAESFWHLFLDFSANITAFKKPLVAAINGHSPAGGCVIALACDYRIMAEGKYIIGLNEVPVGIIVPNSIFSLYAFWLGQANATRSLLEGKLFSPDEALQIGLVDELANPASILTAAERKIRKYMAMERNTWTQSKLNIRQDLIAATSADQRAALKVMLQQWWSPSTRSILKTIIGNLQKK, encoded by the coding sequence ATGAATACGATAAAAGTCACGATAAAAGACCATTTAAGCATCATTACGCTCGACAGGGGCAAGTCCAACGCCCTGAACCGGGAAATGATTACGGAACTGAACGATATGCTGAAAAATATATCGGCCGATCCCAATATTGCGGGTGTCATCATCACCGGTAAGGAACACTTTTTCTCGGCAGGACTGGACTTGATCGAGCTGTACAACTATTCCGAAGCAGAGGCCGAATCTTTCTGGCACCTGTTCCTGGATTTCAGCGCCAACATCACAGCCTTTAAAAAACCGCTGGTTGCTGCCATTAATGGTCACAGTCCGGCCGGGGGCTGCGTAATTGCCCTGGCCTGCGACTACAGGATCATGGCCGAAGGAAAATACATCATTGGCTTAAACGAAGTTCCGGTTGGCATCATTGTACCCAACAGCATTTTTAGTCTGTATGCTTTCTGGCTGGGTCAGGCCAATGCCACCCGAAGCCTGCTGGAAGGGAAGCTTTTTAGTCCGGATGAAGCCCTGCAGATTGGCCTGGTAGATGAACTGGCCAATCCGGCCAGCATTTTAACTGCTGCCGAACGTAAGATCAGGAAATACATGGCCATGGAACGCAACACCTGGACGCAGAGCAAGCTCAACATCCGGCAGGACCTCATCGCCGCAACCAGTGCAGATCAGCGTGCTGCCCTTAAAGTAATGCTACAGCAATGGTGGTCGCCCTCCACCAGAAGTATCCTGAAAACCATTATCGGTAACCTTCAAAAGAAATAA
- a CDS encoding carboxypeptidase-like regulatory domain-containing protein, whose amino-acid sequence MKLKSVVPALVVLGICCSFVAKLADPPFDELLKRLQDYNKKYPQEKVHLHLDKPYYAIGDDIWFKAYVINTESGAPSNISQALYVELINEKDSIKTQLKQPLSGGISWGDFKLPDTLSEGNYRIRAYTQWMRNAGTEFFFDKTIKIGNSWANRVFTHTDYSYSKENTAEKVTAKIKFADKNGLPYTDSEVNYDLQLNFRSLAKGKATTNAEGEITISYLNTQPALYKSGKIVATINLPDKQKATKSIPLKATSNAVDVQFFPEGGNLVEGLPNKIAVKAVNSSGLGEDVAGLIVDNEGTEVNRFESTHLGMGNFVVNPQPGKVYSAKVKFKDGSEQTFALPKVLPSGYVLSVNSSNPEKIVVKILMSADLIGTSELKLVAQHSGNVYFVTKATSQKQIVTASIPKKDLPSGIIQFTLFNATNNPVAERLAFVNNTEDRIKAGVEKLNPTYSKREKVDISLLSQFAQKPIQGSFSIAVTNTASVKPDPENETNILTSLLLRSDLAGYIEKPNYYFLNNDEKTAQALDNLLMTQGWRRILWKNIINNIPPNIRYQPERSLAISGTITSYGGKPLPNSKVSLFSSSGGFFAIDTLTDAQGRFNFDNLIFNDSTKFIVQGRTAKNKKSVDIKLDIVPGQIVTKNTNTGDIEVNVNEALQAYLKRSNNYFDELTKRGLLERSLMLNEVKIVEKRNDAKNSSNLNGAGRADFIITAEMLQNCVTLSQCLQGRVAGLIIENGIPYLTRNMFSSLSGKVPMQIVLDGMHVEADFLDNIMPNDVESIEVLKSVGNTAIYGSRGGGGVLIITTKRGGGFAGSTFAPGIITFAPKGYHTIREFYSPKYEPGTTDSRPDLRSTVYWNPHVVTDKEGKAAINYFNTDEAGTYRVVIEGIDVMGHLARTVYTYEVK is encoded by the coding sequence ATGAAACTTAAATCCGTCGTTCCTGCCCTGGTTGTGCTTGGCATTTGCTGCTCTTTTGTTGCTAAACTGGCAGATCCGCCTTTTGATGAACTGCTTAAAAGACTGCAGGACTACAACAAAAAATATCCTCAGGAAAAGGTACACCTGCACCTCGACAAGCCTTACTATGCCATAGGCGATGACATCTGGTTTAAAGCCTATGTGATCAATACCGAAAGCGGGGCACCCTCAAATATCAGTCAGGCCTTATATGTAGAGCTCATCAATGAGAAGGACTCCATAAAAACACAGCTGAAACAACCCCTGAGCGGCGGAATCAGCTGGGGCGATTTCAAACTCCCGGATACCCTGTCTGAAGGCAATTACCGAATCCGGGCCTATACCCAATGGATGAGAAATGCGGGCACTGAGTTCTTTTTTGACAAAACCATAAAAATAGGAAACTCCTGGGCTAACCGGGTCTTCACCCATACCGACTACAGCTACAGTAAGGAAAACACAGCCGAAAAAGTGACGGCAAAAATAAAGTTTGCAGATAAAAACGGGCTTCCTTATACCGATAGTGAAGTCAATTATGATTTACAACTCAACTTCCGGAGCCTTGCCAAGGGGAAAGCAACTACCAATGCCGAAGGCGAAATCACCATCAGCTACCTCAATACACAGCCCGCCTTGTACAAATCAGGAAAAATTGTGGCCACCATAAATTTACCTGACAAACAAAAAGCAACCAAGAGCATCCCCTTAAAAGCTACTTCAAATGCCGTAGATGTGCAGTTCTTTCCAGAAGGCGGTAACCTGGTAGAGGGCCTGCCTAATAAAATAGCCGTAAAGGCCGTAAATTCAAGCGGTCTGGGCGAAGATGTAGCCGGACTTATTGTAGACAACGAAGGTACAGAGGTAAACCGTTTTGAGAGCACACACCTTGGCATGGGCAATTTTGTAGTAAACCCCCAGCCAGGAAAAGTCTACTCCGCAAAAGTAAAATTCAAAGATGGTTCGGAACAAACGTTTGCCCTGCCCAAAGTATTGCCAAGTGGCTATGTTTTATCTGTAAATAGCAGCAATCCTGAAAAGATTGTGGTGAAAATATTGATGTCGGCCGACCTGATCGGCACCAGTGAGCTCAAATTGGTGGCCCAGCATAGCGGAAATGTTTATTTTGTAACCAAGGCCACATCCCAGAAACAGATCGTTACGGCAAGCATACCCAAAAAGGATCTGCCTTCAGGCATCATACAGTTTACGCTATTCAATGCGACAAACAACCCTGTTGCAGAGCGACTGGCTTTTGTAAACAATACTGAAGACCGCATCAAAGCCGGTGTAGAAAAACTTAACCCCACTTACAGTAAAAGAGAAAAAGTAGACATCAGCCTGCTTAGCCAGTTTGCCCAGAAGCCGATACAGGGCAGTTTTTCTATTGCAGTAACCAATACCGCTTCGGTTAAGCCCGATCCGGAAAATGAGACAAATATCCTGACCAGCCTATTGCTTCGCTCAGACCTGGCAGGTTATATCGAAAAACCAAACTATTATTTCCTCAATAACGATGAAAAGACTGCTCAGGCACTCGATAACCTGCTCATGACCCAGGGCTGGCGTCGGATCCTCTGGAAAAACATCATCAATAACATCCCACCAAATATCCGTTATCAGCCCGAAAGATCCCTGGCCATCAGTGGTACCATTACCTCTTACGGTGGCAAACCTCTGCCAAACAGCAAGGTTTCTTTATTTTCTTCTTCAGGAGGCTTTTTTGCCATTGATACACTAACAGATGCCCAGGGGCGTTTTAACTTCGATAACCTCATTTTTAATGACAGCACCAAATTTATTGTACAGGGCCGCACCGCCAAAAACAAAAAAAGTGTCGACATTAAGCTGGATATTGTGCCTGGTCAGATCGTTACCAAAAATACAAACACTGGTGATATTGAAGTGAACGTAAATGAGGCTTTGCAGGCCTACCTGAAACGCAGTAACAATTATTTCGACGAACTGACCAAACGAGGATTGCTGGAACGGAGCCTGATGCTCAATGAAGTCAAGATTGTAGAAAAAAGAAACGACGCCAAGAACTCCTCAAACTTAAACGGGGCAGGCAGGGCCGATTTCATCATTACAGCCGAGATGCTGCAAAACTGTGTCACACTCTCCCAGTGCCTGCAGGGCCGCGTGGCAGGGTTGATTATTGAAAATGGCATTCCGTATCTTACCAGGAACATGTTCAGCAGTCTTAGCGGCAAGGTACCTATGCAGATTGTTCTGGACGGCATGCATGTTGAAGCAGATTTTCTGGACAACATTATGCCCAATGATGTGGAAAGTATTGAAGTGTTAAAATCAGTAGGCAATACGGCTATCTATGGTTCCCGCGGAGGGGGCGGTGTGCTTATCATCACCACAAAAAGAGGTGGTGGTTTTGCAGGATCTACCTTTGCCCCGGGCATCATTACCTTTGCCCCTAAAGGCTACCATACCATCAGGGAATTTTATTCTCCGAAATATGAGCCCGGAACAACTGACAGCCGGCCAGACCTGCGCAGCACTGTGTACTGGAACCCGCATGTGGTAACAGATAAAGAAGGAAAAGCAGCAATTAATTATTTCAATACAGACGAAGCAGGGACCTACCGCGTTGTTATTGAGGGAATAGATGTGATGGGTCACCTGGCCAGAACGGTTTATACCTATGAAGTAAAATAA
- the dcd gene encoding dCTP deaminase: MILSDKRIIEEIDKGTIIIEPFRPECLGTNSYDVHLGKYLATYKDRVLDAKAHNKVEHFEIPKEGYVLQPGTLYLGVTLEYTETHVHIPFLEGKSSTGRLGIDIHATAGKGDVGFCNTWTLEISCAQPVRVYAGMPIGQLIYFVVEGHIGTLYNTKSNAKYNNKTTKPVESMMWKNKF, from the coding sequence ATGATCCTGTCCGACAAACGAATTATTGAAGAAATAGATAAAGGCACCATTATTATTGAACCATTCAGACCCGAATGCCTGGGTACCAACTCCTACGATGTGCACCTGGGTAAATATCTTGCCACCTATAAAGACAGGGTACTGGATGCCAAAGCACACAACAAGGTAGAGCATTTTGAAATCCCTAAAGAAGGTTATGTCCTCCAGCCGGGCACCCTGTACCTGGGTGTTACCCTGGAATATACCGAAACCCATGTCCATATTCCTTTCCTGGAAGGAAAATCCAGTACCGGACGGCTTGGAATCGACATCCACGCCACGGCGGGTAAAGGTGATGTGGGTTTCTGCAATACCTGGACGCTCGAGATTTCCTGTGCCCAGCCCGTACGCGTATATGCAGGTATGCCCATTGGACAGCTCATTTATTTTGTTGTTGAAGGCCATATAGGCACCTTGTACAACACCAAAAGCAACGCTAAATACAACAACAAAACCACAAAGCCCGTAGAAAGCATGATGTGGAAGAATAAGTTTTAA
- a CDS encoding 4'-phosphopantetheinyl transferase family protein translates to MPVVFNKNIDDKTILAVWKIEETEEQLLSALQLKQHELDIISSLNNGKRLLHWLSTRVLLRTMLNTDEYIDCRMDEHGKPYLPDLDYHISLSHSYDYAAVIIGKTRKVGVDIELIKHKIKSIRHKFLSDIELAQRQIGDNINGLYVCWCAKEAIYKWNGRKGLEFKQDMHIQPFKLKAEGSLNALVDLPEGTANLCVHYFKMGDDYMLGYVVA, encoded by the coding sequence ATGCCTGTAGTTTTTAATAAAAATATTGACGATAAGACCATACTTGCGGTATGGAAAATCGAAGAAACAGAGGAACAGTTGCTTTCGGCTTTACAGCTAAAACAGCATGAACTGGATATCATCTCCTCCTTAAATAACGGTAAACGTTTGCTGCACTGGCTGAGTACACGTGTGCTGCTCAGAACGATGCTGAATACCGATGAATATATTGATTGCCGGATGGACGAACATGGGAAGCCATATTTACCCGATCTGGATTATCACATTTCACTGAGTCATTCCTATGATTATGCCGCTGTAATTATTGGCAAGACCAGAAAGGTTGGTGTGGACATTGAGCTGATCAAGCATAAAATAAAAAGTATCCGGCATAAGTTCCTGTCGGACATTGAGCTGGCACAAAGACAGATCGGGGACAACATTAATGGCTTGTACGTTTGCTGGTGTGCCAAAGAAGCGATCTATAAGTGGAATGGCAGAAAGGGACTTGAATTTAAACAGGATATGCACATCCAGCCCTTCAAGCTAAAGGCGGAAGGCAGTCTGAATGCACTTGTGGATCTGCCTGAAGGTACAGCGAATCTGTGTGTGCATTATTTTAAAATGGGTGATGACTACATGCTCGGCTATGTGGTAGCTTAA
- the lipB gene encoding lipoyl(octanoyl) transferase LipB, translating into MNKKVEFIDWGLTDYHHAWQKQEAVFEGTVALKTQNRTNNTQLETPNYLIFCEHPHVYTLGKSGQPENLLLDEQGLLEKKATYYKINRGGDITYHGPGQIVGYPILDLDNFFTDIHLYLRTLEEAVILTLADFGIAAGRYEGYTGVWLDADNDKARKICAMGVRCSRWVTMHGFAFNVNTDLDYFKNIVPCGIDDKDVTSIQRELGYAPDMDEVKAKLKGHIARLFKMELF; encoded by the coding sequence ATGAACAAAAAAGTAGAATTTATAGATTGGGGACTTACCGACTACCATCATGCCTGGCAAAAGCAGGAGGCTGTTTTTGAGGGAACCGTGGCTTTAAAAACACAAAACCGGACCAACAACACGCAACTGGAAACGCCTAACTACCTGATTTTTTGTGAACACCCACACGTGTATACCCTCGGTAAAAGCGGGCAGCCGGAAAATCTGCTGCTGGATGAGCAGGGCTTGCTGGAGAAGAAAGCGACTTATTATAAGATCAACCGGGGCGGAGACATTACTTATCATGGACCTGGCCAGATTGTAGGCTATCCCATCCTCGATCTGGACAACTTTTTTACAGATATACACCTTTACCTGCGGACATTGGAAGAGGCAGTGATTTTAACGCTTGCCGATTTTGGTATTGCTGCAGGTCGTTATGAAGGTTATACCGGGGTATGGTTGGATGCGGATAATGACAAAGCCCGAAAAATTTGCGCCATGGGGGTAAGGTGCAGTCGCTGGGTAACCATGCATGGTTTTGCATTTAATGTGAACACTGATCTTGATTATTTTAAAAATATTGTGCCCTGTGGTATTGACGATAAAGATGTAACTTCCATTCAGCGCGAGCTGGGATATGCACCTGACATGGATGAGGTTAAGGCGAAACTGAAAGGTCACATTGCCCGTCTGTTTAAAATGGAGTTGTTTTAG
- a CDS encoding DUF5684 domain-containing protein → MDYNSEYAAAGAGIGAGMVIFYLAILVLVYAGLWKIFVKAGKPGWAAIIPIYNLIVLIEIVGKPMIWILWLLIPCVNIVFAVWLYNLLSKSFGKTEGYTVGMILLPFVFIPMLGFGDAKYLGPSAAEAQAGFAGGNNPFGVNNPFNNTNDPFNQPPTTPNA, encoded by the coding sequence ATGGATTACAACTCAGAGTACGCAGCAGCCGGAGCCGGCATTGGAGCTGGAATGGTTATTTTTTATCTTGCCATACTGGTTTTGGTATATGCAGGGCTATGGAAAATTTTTGTAAAAGCCGGAAAACCAGGATGGGCGGCAATTATTCCCATCTACAATTTAATTGTGCTTATCGAGATCGTGGGTAAACCAATGATCTGGATATTATGGTTATTGATCCCTTGCGTAAATATCGTATTTGCGGTTTGGTTGTATAACCTGTTGAGTAAAAGCTTTGGCAAAACAGAAGGATATACTGTGGGTATGATTTTACTGCCTTTTGTATTTATCCCGATGCTGGGTTTTGGTGATGCAAAATACCTGGGCCCTTCAGCTGCAGAAGCACAAGCCGGATTTGCAGGTGGAAACAACCCATTTGGCGTAAATAATCCGTTTAACAACACAAACGATCCTTTCAACCAGCCGCCGACAACCCCTAACGCATAA
- a CDS encoding DUF2752 domain-containing protein, with product METYLLSAWSSFLDQADSFFLPCPFKALTGIDCPGCGFQRSFFALLKGDLQESFHLYPPTIPLLITFVVALSARYLTGRNNDKLVKTLYLITGTIIIGSYLFKIFVPHQH from the coding sequence TTGGAAACATACTTATTATCCGCCTGGTCTTCTTTTTTAGATCAGGCGGATAGTTTTTTTCTACCCTGCCCGTTTAAGGCCCTTACCGGCATTGATTGCCCTGGCTGCGGTTTTCAACGTTCGTTCTTTGCGCTGTTAAAGGGCGATTTGCAGGAGAGCTTTCATTTATACCCGCCGACCATTCCGCTGCTGATCACTTTTGTTGTGGCCCTCTCCGCACGGTATCTGACCGGTAGAAATAACGACAAGCTCGTTAAAACGCTATACCTTATTACAGGAACGATTATCATCGGAAGCTATTTATTTAAGATATTTGTCCCACATCAACATTGA
- a CDS encoding SGNH/GDSL hydrolase family protein: protein MINDHTISYLALGDSYTIGEAVPAAGSFPYQLAGRLRVEQIIVEEPHIVATTGWTSSELQAAIKNAALARKFDLVTLLVGVNNQYRGESITVYRREFAALLQTALDFARGDKARVFVLSIPDWGATPFGLASGRGREAIALDIDAFNAVNKEETLLAGLSYTDITPASRDAVSDPLLVAEDGLHPSVKMYSDWVNNLLPAVLKVLK from the coding sequence ATGATAAATGACCATACCATCAGCTATCTGGCCCTTGGCGACTCCTATACAATTGGAGAGGCCGTTCCGGCAGCAGGCAGTTTCCCGTATCAGCTGGCAGGGCGGTTAAGGGTGGAGCAAATCATTGTTGAGGAACCGCACATCGTTGCGACTACAGGCTGGACCAGTAGTGAACTTCAGGCGGCCATTAAAAATGCGGCCCTGGCCAGAAAATTTGATTTGGTTACCCTGCTGGTAGGGGTCAATAACCAATACCGGGGAGAATCCATAACGGTTTACCGCCGGGAATTTGCTGCTTTGCTGCAAACTGCGCTCGATTTTGCAAGGGGGGACAAAGCCCGGGTATTTGTACTGTCGATACCCGACTGGGGTGCAACGCCCTTTGGCTTAGCCAGCGGGCGCGGACGGGAAGCGATTGCTTTGGATATAGATGCATTCAATGCCGTCAACAAAGAAGAGACTTTACTTGCCGGCCTCAGCTATACTGACATTACACCAGCTTCCAGAGATGCAGTTTCTGACCCTCTACTGGTAGCGGAAGACGGCTTACACCCCTCAGTAAAAATGTATTCAGATTGGGTAAATAATTTATTGCCCGCGGTGTTGAAGGTTTTAAAGTAG
- a CDS encoding RDD family protein, producing METIKVNTSQHIDIDYPVAGLGERIAARLIDLAVFLGLYLIFVFLVVLTGLSGALDRSPYFFYLLIGLYAAGFVFYNLICEILMNGQCVGKRLLKIKVISLNGGQASIGQYFIRWLFRLVDFWLTAQLGALISVAVSENKQRIGDMVAGTTVIKTVPRTNINHIAFHPVEETYNPVFANVNLLSDRDIELIHEVIATYYKTYNPDLIYATAAKVASILAVTKPEGMNEMEFLKTVVKDYNHQTSLVH from the coding sequence ATGGAAACAATAAAGGTAAATACCAGTCAGCACATAGATATTGACTATCCGGTTGCGGGCCTAGGCGAACGTATAGCAGCAAGGTTAATAGATTTGGCCGTATTCCTGGGTTTATACCTGATTTTTGTTTTCCTTGTTGTGCTCACCGGGCTTTCTGGGGCACTCGACAGATCACCTTATTTTTTCTACCTACTGATTGGCCTGTACGCTGCCGGGTTCGTTTTTTATAACCTCATTTGTGAAATCTTAATGAACGGACAATGTGTAGGCAAACGCCTGCTGAAAATCAAAGTAATCAGTCTGAATGGTGGTCAGGCCAGTATTGGGCAATATTTTATCCGCTGGCTGTTCCGGCTGGTGGATTTCTGGTTAACCGCCCAGCTAGGTGCCCTGATTTCTGTGGCAGTATCCGAGAACAAACAAAGGATTGGTGATATGGTGGCCGGAACAACGGTTATTAAAACTGTTCCGCGTACAAATATTAACCATATCGCTTTTCACCCGGTTGAAGAAACCTACAATCCGGTCTTTGCCAACGTCAACCTGTTGAGCGACCGGGACATAGAACTCATTCACGAAGTGATTGCCACTTACTATAAAACCTATAATCCTGATCTTATTTATGCCACTGCAGCAAAAGTAGCCAGCATTTTGGCGGTTACCAAGCCCGAAGGCATGAACGAAATGGAATTTTTAAAAACAGTAGTGAAAGATTATAACCACCAGACTTCACTGGTACATTAG
- a CDS encoding stage II sporulation protein M, with protein sequence MREALFVKQNSGKWKSYEQLQTANPDELAERFIDITNDLAYAKTFYPKSRTTAYLNGLAAGLHQSIYKNKKEDTSRFITFWKFELPELFYTYRRQLLYAFLFFLVSGAMGVLSAKYDDTFVRLILGDGYVNMTNENIAKGDSFGVYKQQGPVEMFFMIAINNVYVSLLTFLSGIFLSVGPVFMLLRNGIMLGSFEYYFFSRGLGIESILVIWIHGTLEISAIIIAGAAGLVLGHGLLFPKTYTRFQAFKNSAKDGTKIALGLVPIFIVAAFFEGFITRYTHMPLWLSISILGGSLAFIIWYVIVYPAKLYKRNQIS encoded by the coding sequence ATGAGAGAGGCGCTGTTTGTCAAACAAAATTCAGGGAAGTGGAAATCCTATGAGCAGTTGCAAACAGCGAACCCCGATGAACTGGCCGAGCGTTTCATTGACATCACCAACGATCTGGCCTACGCTAAAACCTTTTATCCAAAATCCCGAACTACTGCTTACCTGAACGGATTGGCTGCAGGTTTGCATCAATCCATTTATAAAAATAAGAAGGAAGACACCAGCAGATTCATCACCTTCTGGAAGTTTGAATTGCCAGAGTTGTTTTACACCTACCGGCGTCAATTGCTGTATGCTTTTTTATTTTTCCTCGTCTCGGGTGCCATGGGTGTACTTTCTGCAAAATATGATGATACCTTCGTAAGGCTCATTCTAGGGGATGGTTATGTGAATATGACTAACGAAAACATTGCCAAAGGGGATTCTTTTGGTGTATATAAACAGCAAGGCCCTGTAGAAATGTTTTTTATGATTGCCATCAATAACGTCTATGTTTCGTTGCTCACTTTTCTGAGTGGGATCTTTTTGAGTGTTGGACCAGTTTTTATGTTATTGCGGAACGGGATTATGCTGGGATCGTTTGAATATTATTTTTTTAGCAGGGGACTTGGAATTGAGTCCATCCTGGTGATCTGGATTCACGGCACACTGGAAATCTCGGCAATTATTATTGCAGGTGCCGCCGGACTGGTGCTTGGGCATGGCCTGTTGTTCCCTAAAACCTACACGCGCTTTCAGGCATTTAAGAACAGTGCAAAAGATGGGACAAAAATTGCCCTTGGGCTTGTACCTATCTTTATCGTAGCCGCATTTTTTGAGGGTTTTATTACCCGTTATACCCATATGCCTTTGTGGCTAAGTATAAGTATTTTAGGTGGATCGCTGGCATTTATCATCTGGTATGTTATTGTCTACCCGGCCAAACTTTATAAACGCAATCAAATCAGCTAA
- a CDS encoding DUF4129 domain-containing protein, with the protein MYRALVLLVLLGISAACFPAAAQALAPGKEALIKNDSTRLELRNFDQQKIQQYKAEKEFLYEEAARIDLSYWERFWRWFWGLFDGVVSNEYSGGVLKYLVMLLAAGLIVFAVIKFAGLDLKIFAGKAKAVDVPYSESPDNIHEINFNEEIDKAVAAANYRLAVRLFYLKSLKLLNDRALIDWQPEKTNQNYISELTDPDKKKVFTALTMQFEYIWYGEFFIDREHFIEVKDNFERFNLAAR; encoded by the coding sequence ATGTATAGAGCGCTCGTTCTTTTAGTATTGTTGGGTATATCTGCCGCATGTTTTCCTGCAGCTGCGCAGGCATTGGCCCCGGGTAAGGAAGCGCTGATCAAAAATGACAGTACAAGGCTCGAACTTCGCAATTTTGACCAGCAGAAAATACAGCAGTATAAGGCAGAAAAAGAATTTCTGTATGAGGAGGCCGCGCGTATAGACCTGAGTTACTGGGAGAGGTTCTGGCGATGGTTCTGGGGCTTGTTTGATGGAGTGGTAAGCAATGAATATTCAGGAGGGGTTCTGAAATACCTGGTTATGCTGTTGGCAGCAGGTCTGATCGTTTTTGCAGTAATTAAATTTGCCGGGCTCGATTTAAAAATCTTTGCCGGAAAGGCCAAGGCTGTAGATGTTCCTTACAGCGAATCGCCCGATAACATTCATGAGATCAACTTTAATGAGGAAATAGATAAGGCAGTTGCTGCGGCCAATTACCGGCTCGCGGTACGTTTGTTCTACCTGAAGTCCCTGAAGCTGTTAAATGACAGGGCACTGATAGACTGGCAGCCGGAAAAAACCAATCAGAACTACATCAGCGAGCTGACCGATCCTGATAAAAAAAAGGTATTCACAGCATTGACCATGCAATTTGAGTACATCTGGTACGGTGAGTTTTTTATCGACCGGGAACACTTCATTGAAGTTAAGGATAATTTTGAACGGTTTAACCTTGCAGCTAGATGA
- a CDS encoding DUF4350 domain-containing protein, with product MKGLRLYLIGTALVTLVYLTAQYYKPKPTDWTPTYLKEDKVPFGLFILYQELTAIFPEATVKTTRLPVYNTLKDKNFENTNYLLINGDVKIDEYDFKELAKYMNKGNHVLIAAFQLSDFLQDTLNIQLNSVLNPPNKKGTPINFVNPAAKTARDYVFERGLSDQYFSKLDTGRALALGRNNKGDVTFVKYPFGKGALYILPNPQLLCNYSLLHKDGLDYASKLLSHLPAAKTIIFDENNAKGNAEEASVLRVFLKHTPLSWAYYLALAGLLVFVLFEMKRRQRIIPVVEPLKNTSVDFVKVVGKVYYQQRDNGDIARKKISYFLEHLRSAYHLKTTQLDDELLAAVVLRSGVEQELVQQLFKLMNQLDKAAFISDEQLIALNKTIEKFYKQAQ from the coding sequence ATGAAGGGGCTGAGGTTATATCTTATCGGAACTGCACTGGTTACCCTGGTGTATCTGACTGCGCAATATTACAAGCCCAAGCCAACGGACTGGACCCCAACTTATTTGAAGGAAGATAAGGTTCCTTTTGGTCTTTTTATCCTTTACCAGGAATTGACCGCTATATTTCCGGAGGCAACAGTAAAAACAACCCGGCTTCCGGTATACAATACATTGAAGGATAAAAACTTTGAAAATACCAATTACCTGCTCATTAACGGTGATGTTAAAATAGATGAGTACGACTTTAAAGAACTCGCTAAATACATGAACAAAGGCAATCATGTCCTGATTGCAGCTTTTCAACTGAGTGATTTTTTACAGGATACCCTGAACATTCAACTCAATTCTGTGCTCAACCCTCCGAATAAAAAAGGAACGCCCATCAATTTTGTAAATCCGGCGGCAAAAACAGCCCGGGATTATGTTTTTGAAAGGGGCCTGAGCGACCAGTATTTCAGCAAACTGGATACGGGCAGGGCACTGGCCCTGGGCAGAAACAACAAGGGCGATGTGACCTTTGTAAAATATCCTTTTGGCAAAGGTGCCCTGTATATCTTGCCCAATCCGCAATTGCTTTGTAATTACAGCCTGCTGCACAAAGATGGGCTGGATTATGCATCAAAACTTTTGTCGCACCTCCCGGCAGCCAAAACGATCATCTTTGATGAGAACAATGCCAAAGGCAACGCCGAAGAGGCGTCTGTGCTTCGTGTGTTCCTGAAACATACCCCCCTTAGCTGGGCCTATTACCTGGCGCTGGCCGGCTTGCTGGTATTTGTGCTTTTCGAAATGAAGCGCCGGCAGCGGATCATTCCTGTTGTTGAACCCTTAAAAAATACCTCGGTAGATTTTGTGAAGGTAGTAGGCAAAGTATATTACCAGCAAAGGGATAACGGCGACATTGCCCGGAAAAAGATCAGTTATTTCCTGGAACACCTCCGGTCGGCCTATCATTTGAAGACCACGCAGCTGGACGATGAACTTTTAGCTGCAGTTGTTCTTAGGTCTGGTGTGGAGCAGGAGCTGGTGCAACAGTTATTTAAGCTGATGAACCAGCTGGACAAAGCTGCATTTATAAGTGATGAACAACTCATCGCACTCAATAAAACAATAGAGAAATTTTATAAACAAGCCCAATAA